Proteins encoded by one window of Tunturibacter psychrotolerans:
- a CDS encoding CvpA family protein: MKLFDCLLIAILAYSTIVAFMRGIILELFSLGGLIAGILIASWNYGRLAAYLEHFITTPATAEILSFLLLVIGVMVLSALLGKALNRTAHAIGLGFFDRILGAVFGFGRGCLLGVAILMAIAAFIPHSTWIENSQLSSYFLAGAHAVSFVVPYDLQHKILDGAEHLKHNVPYWIKPLR; this comes from the coding sequence ATGAAACTCTTCGATTGCCTCCTGATCGCAATTCTGGCCTACTCAACCATCGTCGCCTTCATGCGCGGCATCATTCTCGAGCTCTTCTCCTTGGGCGGCCTGATCGCCGGAATTTTGATCGCCAGTTGGAATTACGGCCGCCTCGCCGCGTACCTTGAGCATTTCATCACCACACCCGCAACGGCAGAGATTCTATCCTTTCTCCTTCTCGTCATCGGAGTCATGGTGCTAAGCGCACTACTCGGCAAAGCCCTCAACCGCACCGCTCACGCTATCGGGCTAGGCTTCTTCGACCGAATCCTTGGCGCCGTCTTCGGCTTCGGCCGCGGGTGCCTCCTCGGAGTAGCCATCCTCATGGCCATCGCCGCCTTCATCCCTCATTCCACATGGATAGAAAATTCACAACTATCTTCCTATTTCCTTGCGGGGGCACATGCGGTATCCTTCGTTGTACCTTACGACCTTCAGCATAAGATTCTGGACGGCGCCGAGCATCTCAAGCACAACGTGCCCTATTGGATCAAACCGCTGCGGTAG
- a CDS encoding helix-turn-helix domain-containing protein translates to MKREMDGLIMQMHSAGIPYSEAVRQFKKRYILEVLAHHKGNQCKAADELGMHRNTLSRTLAELDMDTAQIRNGMRRPPRSERPHIQNIASAR, encoded by the coding sequence TTGAAGCGCGAAATGGACGGCTTGATCATGCAGATGCACAGCGCCGGCATCCCTTACTCGGAGGCCGTTCGTCAGTTCAAGAAGCGCTACATCCTCGAAGTACTGGCGCACCATAAGGGTAACCAATGCAAGGCAGCCGACGAGCTCGGCATGCACCGCAATACCCTCAGCCGCACCCTCGCTGAGCTTGACATGGACACTGCGCAGATCCGCAACGGCATGCGCCGCCCACCCAGAAGCGAGCGCCCCCACATTCAGAATATTGCCAGCGCCCGTTAG
- a CDS encoding PAS domain-containing sensor histidine kinase, which yields MQHWQALLDSAGEGIWGLDLEGNCTFVNRMAVNCFGFASEELLGNNMHELVHHHYPDGRHFPGSECPIYDVVRKIKALRQLTDTMFRKDGSSFVAELSAQPVLVEGCVVGVVVTFREVTELRQQQENLQKAYELAEQKTAELDAVIESMPQGVYIATADAKLRCNHVAKMMSGGKFPEGLTTLETALAGEWSTETVRTSDRWIRSVAAPIFLNGKILGGVAVNTDVTQARLQDEALRKSEKLAAVGQLASSIAHEINNPLESITNLLYLIRQSDSMEDMQHYAALAQGELSRVTEITLQTLRFNRYQSKPTEVDMAELLRTVMALYTGRTLVRNIEIDLKLAATPPVKVLEGEIRQVINNLVRNALDAMSSGGRLSIRLHPQRDWHSSVQGVRLTVADTGEGIRPEMQEHLFEAFQTTKELTGTGLGLWVSKGIVEKHGGRIRARTRRDYGHGTVFTVWLPVCGVTSQAAQVS from the coding sequence ATGCAGCATTGGCAAGCGCTGCTTGATTCTGCCGGAGAGGGCATATGGGGACTCGATCTGGAAGGGAATTGCACGTTCGTTAATCGGATGGCAGTGAATTGTTTCGGCTTTGCCAGCGAGGAATTGCTGGGCAACAATATGCACGAACTCGTGCATCATCACTATCCGGATGGGCGCCATTTTCCGGGCTCTGAGTGCCCGATTTATGACGTCGTGCGGAAGATTAAGGCTTTGAGGCAGTTGACGGACACGATGTTCCGGAAAGACGGAAGCAGTTTCGTTGCAGAGCTTTCTGCGCAGCCAGTGCTTGTAGAAGGATGCGTTGTTGGAGTCGTGGTGACGTTTCGCGAAGTGACCGAGCTGCGACAACAGCAGGAAAATCTGCAGAAAGCTTATGAATTAGCGGAACAGAAGACGGCCGAGCTGGATGCCGTGATCGAGAGTATGCCGCAGGGGGTCTATATCGCGACGGCTGATGCAAAACTTCGCTGCAATCACGTGGCGAAGATGATGAGCGGTGGGAAGTTTCCTGAGGGGTTGACGACGCTCGAGACGGCGCTTGCCGGCGAATGGTCGACCGAGACGGTTCGGACTTCGGATCGCTGGATTCGCAGTGTTGCTGCGCCGATTTTTCTGAATGGAAAGATACTTGGTGGCGTAGCCGTGAACACGGATGTGACACAGGCGCGGCTGCAGGACGAGGCGTTGAGGAAGTCGGAGAAGCTGGCAGCGGTGGGACAACTGGCTTCATCGATAGCCCACGAAATCAATAATCCATTGGAGTCAATTACGAACCTGCTGTATCTGATTCGACAGTCGGATTCGATGGAAGACATGCAGCACTACGCGGCGCTGGCTCAGGGGGAGTTGTCCAGAGTCACGGAAATTACTTTGCAGACGCTACGCTTCAACCGGTACCAGAGCAAACCAACCGAGGTGGATATGGCTGAGCTGCTGCGTACGGTAATGGCTCTCTATACGGGACGGACTTTGGTTCGGAACATTGAGATCGATTTGAAGCTTGCGGCGACTCCACCTGTGAAGGTGCTGGAGGGAGAGATTCGCCAGGTAATCAATAACCTGGTGAGGAATGCGCTGGATGCCATGAGTAGCGGAGGGCGGTTGAGCATAAGGTTGCATCCGCAGAGGGATTGGCATAGCTCTGTTCAAGGGGTGCGCCTGACGGTGGCTGATACAGGAGAAGGAATCAGACCCGAGATGCAGGAGCATCTTTTCGAAGCATTTCAGACGACCAAGGAGCTTACGGGAACAGGACTTGGATTGTGGGTGAGCAAGGGGATTGTTGAGAAGCACGGCGGCCGAATCCGGGCCAGGACTCGGCGAGACTATGGACATGGAACCGTGTTTACTGTTTGGCTACCTGTGTGTGGTGTTACTAGCCAGGCGGCTCAGGTAAGTTGA
- a CDS encoding TonB-dependent receptor: MKRSLMNRIGQCGRAMFEKGSRLGFLLTFSLLFTIPAVGQLTTADILGTVTDSTGAVVPNATVTLNNLGTNEKRTTQSNSSGDYNFTLLPVGHYSVTVKAGGFQVSITRDLAVEAGDRAREDVHLQLGSESTTVEVTASTPLLQADNATVSSTVTAKAVQDLPLNGRNFVQLVQLVPGANEGPGNGLSSGGRPDDRRTNAAGLSVNGQDDTLNNWVVDGVDDNERIIGTIGVKPNVEGIQEITVQTNSYAAEAGRTAGGVINIVTRSGTNQFHGSVYEYFRNDIFDARNFFQSTGNKPELRQNQYGASIGGPIFRDKTFFYFDYEGFRQVSGVTDTGTVPNITAYDDINSLNGGSPQALLSASNGTVGRPINPIALNYLKLFPAPTNTNPSVLSNNFTISPNKTQNANTYDARIDHKINDRNLLFGRFSYNTVDTFTPPNFGVVNGLEISGGRFNFDGPATDVAQQYVLGYTHIFTPSLLLDLRAAFTRINNLSLPLNYGKNADQAIGFPASMTAFSPFADSLTPINVGPFGDIGDGAFVPLQDIDNTFQYSGTVSWTKGNHNIKAGLAFLRRQARNVQSASAVGFYQFNLPSDSSPDPLTQQNNNLASTLVGAFAGEQRNFNLFPPDYRSYEPSGFVQDSWKVNQRLTVLAGIRYDVFTPFTEAHNHISNFDYLQALTSSPATVSSALKVAGVNGVNSQVDIPTDYSNVAPRIGFSILLRPTTVLRGGYGLSFFPGNYTSNADLKNAPFTSVFTPSCQSSIAVEIEATVPGSSTGQNPDCATQGAPATLNEGLPTPVPPTPAQLSNLATIPGLAFVAEATHFKSALIQQFNLQVEQQFGANVFTIGYIGNIGQHLPESINNINQPAPFNPITNPTAAARPLDHIFNPNLDPLHPSSNLGNISYIASEGISNYNSLQISFQRRFTKGLAFDANYTWAKGLSDITGFSQQGNNQGWSNADPTHIRQIEYGIAENDIQNRFALSLNYEIQYGKQFTGLKKAALSGWQVNTITAWQSGKPFTITNTGAAADNPIESDGVAHGYNNRATPQNSVGQDRPNQLGDARISHKTLAHFFDTTKFAPQPLGTIGTAQRNSLFGPNFRHVDLSLFKNFPIGERANLQFRVESFNISNTPNFYLQNGQPGDSFGNSAFGSIAQTDPNYTPRQYQFALKVMF, encoded by the coding sequence ATGAAACGCAGTCTGATGAACCGCATAGGCCAGTGCGGACGCGCGATGTTCGAGAAAGGAAGCCGATTAGGTTTCCTACTAACATTTTCATTACTCTTCACAATTCCCGCTGTAGGACAGCTCACAACCGCCGACATTCTCGGAACAGTGACTGATAGCACTGGCGCTGTTGTGCCAAACGCAACAGTGACCCTGAACAACCTCGGTACAAATGAAAAGCGCACTACACAGTCGAACAGTTCTGGCGATTACAACTTCACGCTCCTTCCAGTCGGACATTACTCCGTCACCGTAAAGGCAGGAGGTTTTCAGGTGTCTATCACCAGAGATCTGGCAGTGGAAGCGGGCGACCGCGCACGTGAAGACGTTCATCTACAACTCGGATCAGAATCGACCACTGTCGAAGTTACCGCCAGTACTCCGTTACTCCAGGCTGATAACGCAACAGTCAGTTCGACCGTTACTGCCAAAGCGGTGCAGGACCTCCCACTCAATGGCCGTAACTTCGTTCAGCTCGTTCAACTTGTTCCGGGCGCTAACGAAGGTCCAGGTAATGGGCTGAGCAGCGGTGGCCGCCCTGATGACCGCCGAACAAATGCTGCCGGTCTTTCCGTTAACGGTCAGGACGATACCCTCAACAATTGGGTGGTCGATGGAGTCGATGACAACGAACGCATCATAGGCACTATCGGAGTCAAGCCGAATGTAGAAGGTATTCAGGAGATCACTGTTCAGACGAATAGCTACGCTGCAGAGGCTGGACGTACTGCCGGCGGTGTCATCAACATCGTCACTCGCTCTGGGACGAACCAGTTTCATGGCTCCGTATACGAGTATTTTCGTAACGATATCTTTGACGCTCGCAATTTTTTTCAGTCGACAGGCAACAAACCCGAGTTGCGCCAGAATCAATATGGTGCCAGCATTGGCGGCCCAATATTCCGGGACAAAACTTTCTTCTATTTTGATTACGAGGGATTTCGGCAGGTTTCGGGTGTGACCGACACCGGCACCGTTCCGAACATTACTGCGTACGATGACATCAACAGTTTGAACGGCGGTTCGCCTCAGGCATTGCTCTCCGCGAGTAACGGCACGGTTGGCCGACCGATCAATCCAATCGCATTAAACTACTTAAAATTATTCCCAGCTCCTACGAACACAAATCCTTCTGTGCTCAGCAACAACTTCACCATCAGTCCAAACAAGACCCAGAATGCCAACACGTACGATGCCCGAATCGACCACAAGATCAACGATAGAAACCTTCTCTTCGGCCGCTTCTCGTACAACACTGTTGATACTTTCACGCCGCCAAACTTTGGGGTTGTGAATGGTCTGGAAATAAGCGGAGGCAGGTTTAACTTCGACGGACCGGCGACCGATGTGGCTCAACAGTACGTATTGGGTTACACGCATATCTTCACTCCGAGCCTTCTGCTCGATCTAAGAGCAGCGTTCACTCGTATCAACAATCTCTCTCTTCCACTCAACTATGGGAAGAATGCCGATCAGGCTATCGGCTTTCCTGCGAGTATGACCGCGTTCAGTCCTTTTGCCGACTCTTTAACGCCGATCAATGTTGGCCCCTTCGGCGATATCGGAGATGGCGCGTTTGTACCTCTGCAGGACATTGACAACACCTTCCAGTACTCCGGTACGGTTAGCTGGACCAAAGGAAATCACAACATCAAAGCCGGCTTAGCTTTTCTTCGCAGACAGGCTCGTAATGTTCAAAGCGCTTCTGCAGTCGGTTTCTATCAGTTCAATCTGCCAAGCGATAGTTCTCCTGACCCATTGACGCAACAGAACAATAACCTTGCCTCGACTCTAGTCGGCGCGTTCGCAGGAGAACAACGAAACTTCAACCTCTTCCCACCCGACTACCGCAGCTACGAGCCAAGCGGCTTTGTACAGGATAGTTGGAAGGTGAACCAAAGGCTTACGGTACTCGCTGGAATTCGTTATGACGTCTTTACTCCCTTCACCGAAGCACACAATCACATCTCGAACTTCGACTATCTGCAAGCGCTCACGTCTAGTCCCGCTACGGTTTCCAGCGCGCTGAAGGTAGCTGGCGTCAATGGTGTCAATTCGCAAGTGGACATCCCAACTGATTATTCCAATGTCGCACCACGCATTGGTTTTTCAATCTTGTTGAGACCCACCACTGTTCTGCGTGGCGGATATGGATTAAGCTTCTTCCCCGGCAACTACACCTCAAACGCAGACCTGAAAAACGCACCTTTCACCTCTGTCTTCACTCCCTCCTGTCAGTCCTCCATTGCAGTGGAGATTGAAGCCACTGTGCCGGGCTCGAGCACAGGCCAAAATCCTGACTGCGCGACGCAGGGAGCACCTGCGACATTAAACGAAGGGCTGCCAACCCCCGTGCCACCCACCCCAGCTCAACTCTCAAACCTGGCCACCATCCCGGGGTTGGCGTTTGTAGCTGAAGCTACTCACTTCAAGTCGGCTCTCATTCAGCAGTTCAACCTTCAAGTCGAGCAACAGTTCGGCGCGAATGTCTTTACTATCGGCTACATTGGCAACATCGGCCAGCATCTACCGGAGTCGATCAACAATATCAATCAACCTGCACCGTTCAATCCCATCACAAATCCGACTGCAGCAGCTCGTCCTCTGGACCACATTTTCAACCCTAATCTTGACCCGCTTCATCCGAGCTCTAATCTGGGTAACATCAGCTATATCGCCAGCGAAGGCATCTCGAATTACAATTCGTTGCAAATCTCCTTTCAACGTCGCTTCACAAAAGGGTTGGCATTCGACGCGAACTATACCTGGGCTAAGGGGCTAAGCGATATCACAGGCTTTTCTCAACAAGGGAACAACCAAGGGTGGAGCAATGCAGATCCAACCCATATTCGTCAAATAGAGTACGGCATTGCGGAGAACGATATCCAGAACCGCTTTGCCCTCTCCCTGAACTACGAAATCCAATACGGAAAGCAGTTCACCGGACTGAAAAAAGCAGCTTTGTCAGGATGGCAAGTCAATACGATTACCGCGTGGCAGAGTGGGAAGCCCTTCACCATTACCAACACAGGTGCCGCTGCGGACAATCCGATCGAAAGCGACGGAGTAGCACATGGCTACAACAATCGTGCGACGCCGCAAAACTCCGTCGGCCAGGATCGTCCCAACCAACTTGGGGATGCTCGGATAAGTCACAAGACCCTGGCTCACTTCTTTGACACGACCAAATTTGCTCCTCAACCGCTTGGAACCATTGGGACGGCCCAGCGCAATTCGCTGTTCGGCCCCAACTTTCGCCACGTAGACCTCTCTCTCTTCAAGAACTTTCCCATTGGGGAACGGGCCAACCTCCAGTTTCGCGTGGAAAGCTTCAACATCTCGAACACGCCTAATTTTTACTTACAGAACGGTCAACCAGGCGATTCATTTGGTAACTCCGCCTTCGGATCGATCGCTCAAACTGATCCCAATTACACCCCGCGCCAATACCAATTTGCTCTCAAAGTGATGTTCTGA
- a CDS encoding Fur family transcriptional regulator, whose protein sequence is MQHSPSVETRPFRELCADHGLTATHQRQVLYEVMQTMPGHPSPEEVYVRVKKRIPAISLATVYKNIHLFVERGVLKEVSMHHGSLRVELNNHPHHHMVCSHCKAITDIREKDLGVLPTLQRLPGGFQVERYAIDVIGICAACQKAERS, encoded by the coding sequence ATGCAGCACTCTCCCAGCGTCGAGACTCGTCCCTTCCGTGAACTTTGCGCGGATCATGGGCTTACCGCGACCCATCAGCGCCAAGTTCTCTACGAGGTCATGCAGACGATGCCTGGCCACCCCAGCCCGGAAGAGGTCTACGTGCGAGTCAAAAAGCGCATACCCGCAATCTCCCTCGCGACGGTTTACAAAAACATTCATCTCTTCGTTGAACGGGGCGTGCTAAAAGAAGTCAGCATGCATCACGGTTCCCTTCGAGTCGAGTTGAATAACCATCCCCACCACCACATGGTCTGCTCGCATTGCAAGGCCATCACCGACATCAGGGAAAAGGATCTTGGCGTCCTCCCGACACTACAACGGTTGCCCGGGGGCTTTCAGGTGGAACGCTACGCTATCGACGTTATTGGAATCTGTGCCGCGTGTCAGAAAGCAGAACGCAGCTAA